A stretch of Pseudolysobacter antarcticus DNA encodes these proteins:
- a CDS encoding response regulator, with amino-acid sequence MSRILIADDHPLYRLALMQAVRELVPEASVLEAATLDGTRALLNAEPDTDLVLLDLHMPGNHGLMGLAMLRSEFPTVAIVMISAHDDARTISRALAYGAAGFIPKRADMNVLQAALRSVLNCENYVPPNLRDAVNAAAMSSTDAALAKKVASLSAQQLRVLNLVSDGRLNKQIADSLGIQERTVKAHMTAIFEKLGVRNRTQAGVLLRSLELADPANVVGG; translated from the coding sequence ATGAGCCGCATCCTGATTGCCGACGATCACCCACTTTATCGCCTTGCGCTAATGCAGGCGGTGCGCGAACTCGTACCCGAAGCAAGCGTGCTCGAGGCCGCAACACTCGATGGCACGCGGGCTTTGCTGAATGCCGAACCCGACACCGATCTGGTGCTGCTTGATCTGCATATGCCCGGCAATCATGGCCTGATGGGCCTGGCGATGTTGCGCAGCGAATTTCCCACCGTGGCGATCGTGATGATTTCCGCGCACGACGATGCGCGCACGATCAGCCGCGCACTCGCCTATGGCGCGGCAGGATTTATTCCGAAACGTGCCGACATGAACGTTCTGCAGGCCGCATTGCGCAGCGTGTTGAATTGCGAAAATTACGTACCGCCGAACTTGCGTGATGCGGTGAATGCAGCGGCGATGTCATCGACCGATGCGGCGCTCGCCAAAAAAGTCGCGTCGCTCAGCGCTCAACAATTGCGTGTACTGAACCTGGTCAGCGACGGCCGGCTCAACAAACAGATCGCCGACAGCCTTGGTATTCAGGAGCGCACGGTAAAGGCGCACATGACCGCGATCTTCGAGAAACTCGGCGTAAGAAATCGCACCCAAGCTGGTGTGTTACTGCGCTCGCTGGAGTTGGCTGATCCGGCGAATGTTGTTGGGGGTTAG
- a CDS encoding alpha/beta fold hydrolase gives MRKAVNICKGIFISILMSSSAIAADETSKVIDDPAYTRAQRLIEVEPGRKLNLYCLGEGTPTVIFVSGVADDTSAWARVQPAIAAHTRVCSYDRAGIGYSDAGRRPADSANIVDDLHRLLNAASIKPPYILVGHSMGGMHARLYADSYLPEVAGMVLVDSVSETGQENAWRLDPQQPTHEHAFALDPKELANQRDCIKAAQLGFVEGSESYKMCVPPDDPRYSDAINASLHKAYMSLGFQQAAISEQNTYQESSDEVRAARRWYGDMPLIVLYAPLPARRDGETQAHRDALDRVRLSFLDQLVALSKRGIVRLVPTATHEIQKSQPDAVIKAILEVLKDAREPKEHDPAAQHQ, from the coding sequence GTGCGTAAAGCCGTCAATATCTGCAAAGGCATCTTCATTTCCATTTTGATGTCGTCGTCGGCGATTGCCGCTGACGAGACCAGCAAAGTGATCGACGATCCAGCCTATACACGCGCACAGCGGCTCATCGAAGTCGAACCCGGCCGTAAGCTGAACCTGTATTGCCTTGGCGAAGGAACTCCTACAGTAATCTTTGTGTCCGGCGTGGCCGATGACACTTCGGCGTGGGCCCGCGTGCAACCTGCAATTGCTGCACACACACGTGTATGTTCTTACGACCGAGCGGGGATCGGTTACAGCGATGCGGGCCGCCGGCCGGCAGACAGCGCCAACATCGTCGACGATCTACACCGTCTTCTGAATGCCGCATCGATAAAACCGCCTTATATTCTGGTTGGCCATTCGATGGGCGGAATGCATGCGAGGCTTTATGCTGATTCCTATCTGCCCGAGGTTGCTGGCATGGTGCTTGTCGACTCGGTGAGTGAAACCGGGCAGGAAAACGCCTGGCGGCTCGATCCGCAGCAGCCGACCCATGAGCATGCCTTTGCTTTGGATCCGAAGGAGTTGGCGAACCAGCGCGATTGTATCAAGGCAGCGCAGCTTGGCTTCGTTGAGGGATCGGAGTCCTATAAAATGTGTGTTCCGCCCGATGATCCGCGCTACAGCGATGCGATCAATGCGTCCCTCCATAAAGCCTATATGTCGCTGGGCTTTCAGCAGGCAGCGATCAGCGAACAAAACACTTACCAGGAGAGCTCCGACGAGGTACGTGCGGCACGGCGCTGGTACGGCGACATGCCGTTAATTGTGCTGTATGCGCCACTCCCCGCGCGCCGGGACGGGGAAACGCAGGCACATCGGGATGCGCTGGATCGCGTAAGGTTAAGCTTTCTAGATCAACTCGTTGCGCTTTCCAAGCGTGGCATTGTCCGACTCGTACCCACCGCGACGCACGAAATTCAGAAGTCCCAGCCCGACGCGGTGATAAAGGCAATACTTGAGGTTCTGAAGGATGCGCGAGAGCCGAAGGAGCACGACCCAGCGGCGCAACATCAATGA
- a CDS encoding sulfatase-like hydrolase/transferase, with product MPWALLSILPIFGSGCQHDDGKPNVVIITFDTTRADHIGSYGMALAHTPTLDRLAAEGVRFENAIASAPITAVSHSSIMTGLLPPAHGVRDNGSFALGDDAVTLAERFKAVGYDTRAYVSAIVLNRRYRLDQGFDVYDDDLWGEAEPKMFMIRERPAAETIDRVIDWYGEREKQTKKNPFFLWVHLFDPHEPHKPPAWAKVLAPSSYDASIAYADRELGRLVDALRASGELDHTIFVFTADHGESIGEHGEKTHAIFVYRATTRVPLIVRYPPRFPQGNVYAGPVRNIDIAPTLLELAHLPGAKDTQGVDLTGMVRGDVPIVDLPQYSESKLAELDFGMAPLYAVRKDGYTFIRAPRPELYDLKNDPGELHNLYGDAKYQTKADALDVELEKLMQDSAKHAIAARTDPMSKETMEMLQSLGYLQGATDRASAAGIDPKDGIAMYSRLENARHFAQQRKWAAAEKELKAILVEMPRHFSARSVLALVEFKRGKYDEARAQYLELLAQDPKQFRLYGMLGEIELMQGKLDDAERYNMEALKIAPQFVEAMGQLGLIATIRGDDVMAKKWYDQAMLIDPTFPPLRRRLADLYFERGDFEAALKEYQEAFAHQAKDFRSLLQAGASARRADKPDEAEQLLRQAIKMRDKTWLPRYNLACLLASLGQSDNALQALDDAIAHGMVYGKLLVEDPDWDTLRKDPRFIALQKKVQKIDAAGSPKEGDIDGDIPDAD from the coding sequence TTGCCGTGGGCGCTCCTGTCGATCCTGCCGATATTCGGCAGCGGATGTCAGCACGACGATGGCAAGCCCAATGTCGTAATCATCACCTTCGATACTACGCGCGCCGATCATATTGGCAGTTACGGTATGGCGCTGGCGCATACACCGACGCTGGATCGTCTCGCTGCAGAAGGCGTGCGATTCGAGAACGCGATTGCCTCCGCACCGATTACCGCTGTCTCGCATTCCAGCATCATGACCGGGCTGCTGCCGCCTGCGCATGGCGTGCGCGACAACGGTTCGTTTGCCCTTGGCGACGATGCCGTGACATTGGCCGAGCGCTTCAAGGCAGTCGGTTACGACACGCGTGCATATGTCTCGGCGATCGTGCTGAACCGTCGTTACCGGCTCGACCAGGGCTTCGACGTTTACGACGACGATCTCTGGGGAGAAGCCGAACCGAAGATGTTCATGATCCGCGAACGTCCCGCTGCCGAAACCATCGATCGTGTTATCGACTGGTACGGCGAGCGCGAAAAACAGACAAAGAAAAATCCATTTTTCCTGTGGGTGCATCTGTTCGATCCGCACGAGCCGCACAAGCCACCGGCATGGGCCAAGGTACTTGCGCCGAGCTCTTATGATGCGTCGATTGCGTATGCCGATCGCGAGCTCGGTCGTCTGGTCGATGCCTTGCGTGCCAGTGGTGAACTCGACCATACGATCTTTGTGTTTACTGCCGATCACGGTGAAAGTATCGGCGAGCACGGCGAAAAAACGCATGCCATTTTTGTCTATCGCGCGACCACGCGGGTGCCGCTGATCGTTCGTTATCCGCCGCGTTTTCCGCAGGGCAACGTGTACGCCGGTCCGGTGCGCAATATCGATATCGCACCGACCTTGCTCGAGCTCGCGCATCTACCGGGAGCAAAAGATACCCAAGGTGTTGATCTGACCGGGATGGTGCGCGGTGATGTGCCGATCGTCGATTTACCGCAGTATTCCGAGTCCAAACTCGCCGAGCTCGATTTCGGCATGGCACCGTTGTACGCGGTGCGCAAGGACGGTTACACGTTTATCCGTGCGCCGCGTCCCGAGCTTTACGATCTGAAGAACGATCCCGGCGAGCTGCACAATCTGTACGGTGATGCGAAGTATCAGACCAAGGCCGACGCGCTTGATGTCGAACTCGAAAAGCTCATGCAGGACAGTGCTAAACATGCGATCGCCGCGCGCACCGATCCGATGTCGAAAGAGACGATGGAGATGCTGCAGTCGCTCGGTTATCTGCAGGGCGCAACCGACCGTGCTTCGGCTGCCGGCATCGATCCGAAAGACGGCATCGCGATGTACAGCAGGCTGGAAAACGCGCGACATTTTGCGCAGCAGCGCAAGTGGGCCGCCGCCGAGAAAGAGCTGAAAGCGATTCTGGTCGAAATGCCGCGGCATTTCTCCGCGCGCAGCGTACTTGCGCTGGTCGAGTTCAAGCGCGGCAAGTACGACGAGGCGCGCGCGCAATACCTGGAATTGCTCGCGCAGGATCCCAAGCAGTTTCGTTTGTACGGCATGCTCGGCGAGATCGAGCTGATGCAGGGCAAGCTGGATGATGCGGAGCGCTACAACATGGAAGCACTCAAGATCGCGCCGCAATTTGTCGAGGCGATGGGCCAACTCGGCCTGATTGCGACTATCCGTGGCGACGATGTCATGGCGAAGAAGTGGTACGACCAGGCGATGCTGATCGATCCGACTTTCCCGCCGCTGCGCCGACGTCTTGCCGATTTGTATTTCGAGCGCGGTGATTTCGAGGCCGCACTGAAAGAATATCAAGAGGCGTTTGCGCATCAGGCCAAGGATTTCCGCAGCCTGTTGCAGGCCGGCGCCAGCGCGCGTCGCGCCGACAAGCCTGATGAAGCCGAACAGCTTTTGCGCCAAGCGATCAAGATGCGCGACAAGACATGGCTGCCGCGTTACAACCTCGCGTGCCTGCTCGCGTCGCTTGGCCAATCCGATAACGCCCTGCAAGCCCTCGACGATGCAATCGCCCATGGCATGGTCTACGGCAAACTGCTGGTCGAAGATCCGGATTGGGATACGCTGCGCAAGGATCCGCGATTTATCGCATTGCAGAAAAAAGTGCAGAAAATCGATGCTGCGGGTAGTCCGAAAGAAGGCGACATCGACGGCGATATTCCTGACGCGGATTGA
- a CDS encoding DUF11 domain-containing protein, with the protein MKRITLLCAFFALAQFAHADVYVLETDGLVAKGKPHLAAGSVAGANPINAHIAKPGEKHHGIPLGGIHPSATGSQQLIDASGLKYFINTNITFSTTSSASGAMSEASYTHAVAATTSGGGVTGAILDDSFDGYNTLCVSLNGTLANCATGNANFTIYNQNGASTNECNGRQIVFPTKVVGGLNVSRKVYVPTDDSFARWLNIVTNTSGAPLTFGLITANNLGSDNNTLITGSSSGTIPPTIADNWVATFQNFSGTTSSDPRLGHVLQGPGAATPLSGINFANGDDNPWWAYTVTLNPGETKILMNYVTALGSKAAAATQAAALTALPYTSLECLTAAEKLQVSNFAIPTPTAIQATKTYSGETFVGGTGIYTVVLTNTGGTAQQDNPGDEFTDVLPANLTLVSATATSGTATTAASTAHWNGSLAPAASVTITINVAIASGAVGSTVSNQGTAFFDADGNGTNEASTLTDDPAISGGALPDPTNFVITGGSIISGTKTVSGTYVVGNTVTYTVVLTNSGAGPQADNPGNEFSDVLPATLQLVSATATSGTAVGNVGTNTVTWNGALAASSSVTITINGTILPSAAGQNVSNQGTISYDSDGNGTNDASAVTDDPAVGGAADPTVFAVTGGANVAGTKSVSGTFTIGNTVTYNIVLTNNGAGPQADNPGSEFTDVLPATLQLVSASATSGTAVGNVGTNTATWDGALASSASVTITITATILPSAAGHTVSNQGAISYDSDGNGSNDAAAATSFPGGVGPTVFLVAALPAVAIPSSTTMSLAWLALAFAALAFFALRRRI; encoded by the coding sequence ATGAAACGTATCACTTTGCTGTGCGCATTTTTTGCGCTGGCTCAATTCGCGCACGCCGATGTTTATGTTCTCGAGACCGATGGTTTGGTTGCCAAAGGCAAGCCACACCTCGCCGCGGGCAGTGTCGCTGGCGCAAATCCCATCAACGCGCACATTGCCAAACCGGGCGAGAAACATCACGGTATTCCGCTGGGCGGAATCCATCCATCCGCGACCGGTTCGCAACAGCTGATCGATGCGTCGGGATTGAAATATTTCATCAATACCAACATCACGTTTTCCACGACCAGTTCTGCGTCGGGCGCCATGTCCGAAGCAAGTTACACGCATGCGGTTGCGGCAACGACCAGCGGCGGTGGCGTCACCGGCGCGATACTCGACGACTCTTTTGATGGTTATAACACCTTGTGTGTGAGTCTGAATGGCACTCTTGCGAATTGTGCGACAGGCAATGCGAACTTTACGATCTACAACCAGAACGGCGCATCGACGAATGAATGTAACGGTCGCCAGATTGTATTCCCGACGAAGGTGGTCGGCGGCTTGAACGTCAGTCGCAAGGTTTACGTACCGACCGATGATTCGTTCGCGCGCTGGCTGAATATAGTGACCAATACCAGCGGCGCGCCGCTTACCTTCGGTCTCATAACCGCAAACAATCTGGGCTCAGATAACAACACCCTCATCACCGGATCTTCCAGCGGGACGATTCCACCAACGATCGCCGATAACTGGGTGGCCACCTTCCAGAATTTTTCAGGTACTACCAGCAGCGATCCACGCCTCGGCCATGTCTTGCAGGGCCCTGGTGCGGCAACACCATTGTCGGGCATCAATTTCGCGAACGGTGACGATAATCCTTGGTGGGCTTACACGGTGACCTTGAATCCGGGTGAGACCAAGATACTCATGAACTATGTAACGGCGCTCGGATCAAAAGCCGCTGCTGCGACGCAAGCTGCAGCGTTAACAGCGCTCCCATATACAAGCTTGGAATGTCTGACAGCGGCGGAAAAATTGCAGGTCAGTAATTTTGCAATTCCAACACCCACGGCGATCCAGGCGACAAAAACCTACAGCGGCGAAACTTTTGTCGGTGGCACCGGAATTTACACCGTGGTTCTGACCAATACTGGCGGAACCGCGCAGCAAGATAACCCTGGTGACGAGTTCACCGATGTATTGCCGGCAAACCTGACGCTGGTTTCTGCGACGGCAACCAGTGGTACAGCAACTACGGCTGCAAGCACGGCACATTGGAATGGCAGCCTCGCGCCCGCCGCTTCGGTGACAATCACGATCAATGTCGCGATCGCCTCGGGTGCCGTCGGCAGCACGGTGTCGAATCAAGGTACGGCGTTTTTCGATGCCGATGGCAATGGCACCAATGAAGCATCGACATTGACCGATGATCCGGCTATTTCGGGTGGGGCCCTCCCTGATCCAACCAATTTTGTCATCACCGGTGGGTCGATTATTTCGGGTACAAAAACCGTGAGCGGTACCTATGTGGTCGGTAACACGGTGACTTACACCGTCGTGCTGACGAATAGCGGCGCGGGCCCTCAGGCCGACAATCCCGGCAACGAGTTCAGCGACGTGCTGCCAGCGACATTGCAGTTGGTCAGCGCCACCGCAACTTCCGGCACGGCGGTTGGCAACGTGGGAACCAATACCGTGACGTGGAATGGTGCGTTGGCGGCCTCGAGCAGTGTCACGATCACCATCAACGGGACAATCTTGCCGAGCGCTGCTGGTCAGAATGTTTCGAACCAGGGCACGATCAGCTACGACAGTGACGGCAATGGAACCAATGATGCATCCGCCGTGACCGATGATCCGGCAGTGGGGGGCGCTGCCGATCCGACGGTTTTTGCGGTTACCGGAGGCGCCAATGTCGCGGGTACAAAAAGCGTGAGCGGCACGTTCACCATCGGCAATACGGTGACCTACAACATCGTGCTCACGAACAACGGTGCAGGGCCGCAGGCTGATAATCCCGGCAGCGAATTCACCGACGTGTTGCCTGCAACATTGCAACTCGTCAGTGCCTCGGCGACATCGGGCACGGCGGTTGGCAATGTCGGCACCAATACAGCAACCTGGGATGGCGCCCTCGCATCGTCGGCGAGCGTGACCATCACCATCACCGCGACGATCCTGCCAAGCGCCGCCGGCCATACCGTATCGAACCAGGGTGCGATCAGCTACGACAGCGATGGTAACGGCAGCAATGACGCAGCAGCGGCCACCAGTTTCCCGGGAGGTGTGGGCCCGACGGTGTTTCTCGTGGCGGCGTTGCCTGCGGTCGCGATTCCATCGTCGACGACAATGAGCCTGGCGTGGTTGGCGTTGGCATTCGCGGCGCTGGCGTTCTTCGCATTGCGGCGTCGAATCTGA
- a CDS encoding sulfotransferase has protein sequence MDSSKLSRPRVPAFDRLVGAFAARWPRLMQRLGDWETSAVHDEIAAQRIVSPVYVCGLARAGSTVLLELLAAAPEFTTHRYSDFPLLWTPYWWNWLHARLPLPSAQPQQRAHHDRIAVTVDSPEAFEEVLWMHFFAGRHDPRVDQVLSAQSENAAFAAFYTIHIRKLLAVRGKQRYLAKGNYNLTRIGYLRRLFPDARFVIAVREPLAHVASLVKQDRLFSAWAKDDPAVARHLARCGHFEFGPHKSAVNVGDAEQARAIQACFDTNQSVQAYARQWAASYGWLMRTLANDAELASACRLVDYGRLCVEPQVELEKIYAHAGVEVSLSARLSQQHATRLALPDYYQPGFSTSESGLIVRETTEVWRQVCAWITVL, from the coding sequence ATGGATTCCAGCAAACTCAGCCGTCCGCGTGTGCCGGCGTTCGATCGTCTTGTCGGCGCGTTCGCGGCACGTTGGCCGCGCCTCATGCAGCGCCTTGGCGACTGGGAAACCAGCGCGGTGCACGATGAAATAGCGGCGCAGCGGATCGTCAGTCCGGTTTATGTCTGCGGACTTGCGCGTGCTGGCAGTACGGTATTGCTGGAGTTGCTGGCGGCGGCGCCGGAGTTCACTACGCATCGCTACAGCGACTTTCCGCTGCTGTGGACGCCGTACTGGTGGAACTGGCTGCACGCGCGTTTGCCGCTGCCTTCAGCTCAACCGCAACAACGCGCGCATCATGATCGTATCGCAGTGACGGTGGACAGCCCGGAGGCTTTTGAAGAGGTGCTGTGGATGCATTTTTTTGCCGGCCGGCATGACCCCCGAGTCGATCAGGTACTTTCTGCACAAAGCGAAAATGCAGCATTTGCCGCTTTTTATACAATCCATATCCGCAAGTTGCTGGCTGTGCGCGGCAAGCAGCGGTATCTGGCCAAGGGCAATTACAATCTGACTCGCATCGGTTATTTGCGAAGGTTGTTTCCCGATGCGCGTTTTGTCATCGCGGTGCGCGAGCCGCTCGCGCATGTCGCCTCGCTGGTCAAGCAAGACCGATTATTCAGCGCGTGGGCGAAGGATGATCCGGCGGTTGCGCGACATCTCGCGCGCTGCGGTCACTTCGAATTCGGTCCGCACAAATCCGCCGTGAATGTTGGCGATGCCGAACAGGCGCGGGCGATTCAAGCGTGCTTCGATACGAATCAGTCAGTGCAAGCCTATGCGCGGCAATGGGCCGCATCCTATGGCTGGCTAATGCGTACCTTGGCAAATGATGCGGAGCTGGCCAGTGCGTGTCGCCTCGTGGACTACGGTCGGCTGTGTGTCGAGCCACAGGTCGAGCTGGAGAAGATTTATGCGCATGCTGGTGTTGAGGTTTCGCTATCAGCAAGACTCAGCCAACAACATGCAACGCGTCTGGCATTGCCTGACTATTACCAGCCCGGATTCAGCACCAGCGAATCGGGCCTGATCGTGCGGGAAACGACAGAAGTCTGGCGTCAAGTCTGCGCGTGGATTACAGTGCTGTAG
- a CDS encoding D-(-)-3-hydroxybutyrate oligomer hydrolase, whose translation MRNLVLFIFVLTMLGACATSPRDRIAVAAGKPMTDFLVSPTLATTHAADDDLLTAGLGLAGLRALAPPVFANPEKPTAAEVRRRAIWNNWRGIADLAPGGGFGDLYGSLPSVPGREFQALAKLPGANQPHRVLTQIPDDFDRKARCVVVAASSGSRGVYGAIALAGGWGLTHHCAVAYTDKGTGTGYVDIDTRSAVQLDGTRGVAGEPAEFAPTFTSAIPAHNVAIKHAHSGDNPEADWGSHILQAAQFALHTLDQALPSEAPFTFSNTRVIVLGVSNGAGAALRAAGIDHEHQLAGVVAVSPSVYSGDGRPLYDYVTEAAIFQPCALLHATFDHVALARPKGAKPATWAQRCKSLHDYGLVAAIDTTAQAGEAYSRMRENGWTDTAIEAGAISSSFDLWRAVAVTYASAYTRSGVEMMPCGYRFAALDASGVARASSVVEQATWSADGTGIPPSPGIGIIDSMANGADPSVLGLLCLRAMWDGEHALKRRLHAGVEATLAAPPRAGLPVIVIHGADDGLIPEAFTSAAYVRTAKQQSADRDLRYWRVANAQHFDAFLGLPVLGARYVPLMPYAYAAMDAMFAHLTQGTPLPASADIAALPRGLNAGVAPALSAKNLGAIPK comes from the coding sequence ATGCGCAATCTTGTACTTTTCATCTTCGTGCTGACCATGCTCGGCGCGTGCGCGACATCACCGCGCGATAGAATTGCCGTTGCCGCGGGGAAACCGATGACCGACTTTCTAGTATCGCCCACTCTTGCCACGACGCACGCCGCCGATGATGACCTGCTCACAGCCGGTCTCGGCTTGGCGGGGTTGCGCGCGTTGGCGCCGCCGGTCTTTGCCAATCCGGAAAAACCGACGGCAGCGGAAGTGCGTCGTCGTGCGATCTGGAACAACTGGCGCGGTATCGCCGATCTTGCGCCGGGCGGCGGTTTTGGCGATCTGTATGGATCATTGCCGAGTGTGCCGGGCCGTGAATTTCAGGCGCTGGCGAAATTGCCGGGGGCTAACCAACCGCATCGCGTGCTCACGCAAATCCCCGATGATTTTGATCGCAAGGCGCGTTGTGTCGTGGTCGCTGCGTCGTCGGGTTCGCGCGGTGTATACGGTGCCATCGCGCTGGCCGGCGGCTGGGGTTTGACGCATCACTGCGCCGTGGCCTATACCGACAAAGGCACCGGTACGGGCTACGTTGATATCGATACACGCAGCGCCGTGCAACTGGATGGCACACGCGGTGTGGCGGGTGAGCCTGCGGAATTTGCACCGACATTCACCAGTGCGATCCCGGCGCATAATGTCGCGATCAAGCACGCCCATTCCGGCGACAATCCCGAGGCGGATTGGGGTTCGCACATCTTGCAAGCGGCGCAGTTTGCACTGCATACGCTGGATCAGGCGCTGCCAAGTGAGGCGCCATTCACTTTCAGCAATACGCGCGTGATAGTGCTCGGTGTATCGAATGGCGCGGGCGCGGCGTTGCGTGCCGCCGGAATCGATCATGAGCATCAACTTGCCGGTGTGGTGGCGGTGTCGCCCAGTGTTTATTCCGGCGATGGTCGACCGTTGTACGACTACGTTACCGAGGCCGCGATATTTCAACCTTGCGCGTTGCTGCATGCCACGTTCGATCATGTCGCGCTGGCACGGCCGAAAGGCGCAAAACCGGCGACCTGGGCGCAGCGTTGCAAGTCCTTGCACGACTATGGTTTGGTCGCGGCGATCGACACCACCGCGCAAGCCGGCGAGGCGTATTCGCGAATGCGCGAAAACGGCTGGACCGACACCGCCATCGAAGCTGGCGCGATCAGCAGCAGCTTCGATTTGTGGCGCGCCGTGGCGGTGACGTATGCCTCGGCGTACACCCGCAGTGGGGTCGAGATGATGCCCTGCGGTTATCGTTTTGCGGCGCTCGATGCGAGCGGCGTAGCGCGCGCTAGCAGCGTCGTTGAACAAGCAACATGGTCGGCCGATGGCACCGGTATTCCACCGAGTCCGGGTATCGGCATCATCGACAGCATGGCGAACGGTGCTGATCCTTCGGTGCTTGGATTATTGTGTCTGCGGGCAATGTGGGACGGTGAGCATGCGTTGAAAAGACGACTACACGCCGGTGTCGAGGCAACCCTTGCCGCGCCGCCGCGCGCGGGTTTGCCGGTGATCGTGATTCATGGCGCCGATGACGGCTTGATTCCCGAAGCATTCACCAGCGCGGCGTATGTGCGTACCGCGAAACAACAGAGCGCCGATCGTGATCTGCGCTATTGGCGCGTCGCCAACGCGCAGCACTTCGACGCGTTCCTCGGTCTGCCCGTGCTCGGCGCGCGATATGTGCCGCTGATGCCGTATGCCTATGCGGCGATGGATGCGATGTTCGCGCATCTCACCCAGGGCACGCCGCTGCCGGCGAGTGCGGATATCGCTGCGTTACCGCGCGGATTGAACGCGGGTGTGGCACCCGCGTTGAGCGCAAAAAATCTCGGTGCGATTCCCAAATAG
- a CDS encoding NUDIX hydrolase: MPYTPIVATLGYVLSPDKSRVLLIHRNARANDQHLGKYNGLGGKMEPEENIVACMRREIREEAAIECESLSLRGTISWPGFGKDGEDWLGFVFLIDSFSGTPLERNAEGELEWIDIARIMELPLWDGDRHFLPLVFDTDPRAFHGVMPYRDGKAVSWNYSRI; this comes from the coding sequence ATGCCCTACACGCCTATCGTCGCCACGCTCGGCTACGTTCTTTCGCCCGATAAATCCAGAGTGCTGTTGATCCATCGCAACGCGCGCGCCAACGATCAGCACCTAGGCAAATACAACGGACTCGGCGGCAAGATGGAGCCTGAGGAAAATATCGTCGCGTGCATGCGCCGCGAAATTCGCGAGGAAGCCGCGATCGAATGCGAGAGCTTGAGTCTGCGCGGCACGATCAGTTGGCCCGGCTTCGGCAAGGACGGCGAAGACTGGCTCGGATTCGTTTTTTTGATCGACAGTTTTAGCGGCACACCGCTCGAACGGAATGCCGAAGGCGAGCTCGAATGGATCGACATCGCGCGCATCATGGAGCTGCCGCTGTGGGACGGCGACCGGCATTTCCTGCCACTGGTGTTTGATACTGACCCGCGTGCATTTCATGGCGTGATGCCGTATCGCGATGGCAAAGCCGTATCGTGGAATTATTCGCGTATCTAG